A window of Pullulanibacillus sp. KACC 23026 genomic DNA:
TACATGAGCCGGCCATGGCTAATCGCATAGCTTTCCCAAAGTAATTTAATAACGTGGAAGCCTTCTTCAATATAAACGGTATACAAGCTTTCTAACTCATTTAAAATAGCCGCTACTAATGCTGGACGTGAAACAGAGTGCCCCAGAATTTGCTTAAGAGAAGTGGCAATAGAGGCGATGTCTTCTGGGACTTGGTCGCGGGTGGTATTCACATTCATCCCAATACCAATAATGACCGACTTGACTGTCCCTTCCTCCGCCTGCAGTTCGGTCAGGATTCCGACAAGTTTGCGCTCCTTGTAGAGCAAATCATTAGGCCATTTAATTTCAAGCGTCACCCCTGTTACTTTTTGAACCGCTCTTGCTACACAGACAGCAGCAAGCAAGGTCAATTGAGGCGTTTTGTGGATGGGGAGATCCGGTCGCAAAATGAGGCTCATCCAGATCCCTGTCCCTTTTGGAGAATGCCAAGTACGTCCAAGACGCCCTCTGCCCCCGGTTTGCTCCTCAGCTAATATAACAGTTCCGTGAACCGCTTTATCTTCAGCAAGATAGTGAGCCAGTTTCTGCGTTGAAGGAATGGATTCATGAATATGTAAAGATCTGCCAAGAAATTCAGTCTCTAGCTGGTCTTCAATCTCTGCCTCTGTCAGAACATCAGGTGTCCGGATAAGACGATAGCCTAACTTCTGAACGGATTCGATTTCATACCCTAACTCGATTAATCCTTGAATTTGCTTCCAAACCGCCGTTCGAGAGACGCCCAATTGTTCGGAAATCGCCTGACCGCTTATATGTGTATCTTGATTTTTTAAAAGCATTCTTAATATGTCTTGTTTCTTTTCATCCACTCGAATACCCACTCTCGTATAGCATCATAAGAATGAACCAATGATCCCTTTATTATCTCATCTTCAATCTCGGACAGAAGTTCTCCTACCCAAGGCCCGCCTTTCAGACCCGTCCACTCGAGTAAGTCCCGCCCCGTTATTAGTAAATCATCGCGTGACTGGATAGGCAGTTGTTCTTTTAATGCTTCAATTTGTCCCTTTCTAGTCTCGTTCCCTATGGCTTGTCCAAGTCGATCCGCTGCATAAAGCAATTCTTCCTCGTAGTGATAGAGGGTAAACAAGGTGAGACGAGTCTTTTCATAGATCTTGAAAAAGCGAGACAAATCAAGAATAGACTGAGTTAGGCGCCGAGAAAATTTGAAGGCAAGCAGCAAATCGGCAGTAACCTCTCTATCCAATGCGTAAAACAATAACGTCCAGCGCTCGGCAGCCGATTGCAAACCATGAAAGTTTACCTTTTTAATTCGATCCAGTGCTCCTGAAAGTTGCTCTAGGCCCGGTATATACTGTGATAAATGGGTTTTCTCAACCAGTTCAAAGCCCTTATGAGGCACAAGCCCTTCTAAACACTTGCTTAATTCCTCACGAACCCGTTCGATGGAGATGTTCTGAATCAGCGATGCTTTCTTGATCATCGCGTCCACGAGCTTATTTGATGGTGTCATGTCCAATTGGCTGACAAACCGGCAAGCCCTAAGCATCCTGAGAGGGTCTTCCTCAAACCGTTTAGAGGGCTCTCCGACTGTCACAAGCTGTCTATTTAAAAGGTCCTTACAGCCATTAAAAGGATCGATCAACTTCCCGCTTCTGTCGATCGCCATCGCATTCATCGTAAAATCCCGTCTCGAAAGATCAACCATAATGTCTTTTTCAAACGTCACCTGGTCCGGGTGGCGATAATCCGAATACCCTGCTTCTGAGCGGTAGGTCGTCACTTCATAAGGTTTCCCTCCCCAAATGACAAGAACCGTTCCATGCTTTAACCCCACAGGAACGGTATTTTCAAAAAGAGAGAGGACCTTTTCAGGAAGAGCAGACGTTGCAATGTCAATATCATGAATCGGTCTTTTAAGCAGTGAATCACGAACTGCCCCTCCGACAATATAGGCGGATTCCCCATTTTGAATGAGGCGATCCAATATGGGGGTCGCTTCTTCAAACGGAGAGGTCATCTTATAACCGCCTTTTTATCCTTCAAGACATCTTCATAGACCTTCTCGTATTGCTCGACTATGCGAGAGGAAAGAAACTCATTCCTTGCGACACTTAGAGCGTTATAACCCATCTGTTCATGCAGTTCTGGATGACTCAGCAGATGAATGGCCTTTTGAGAGGCAGCTTCCACATCGCCGATTTCGACAAGATAACCCGTATAGCCGTCCTTCACCACCTCAGGAATCCCCCCTGCATAGGTGCCAATTGCCGGTACCCCGCAGGAAGCAGCTTCTAATAAAATGAGGCCAAAGCTTTCCTTTGATGAAAGCAAGAGGGCCAAATCACTAATCGACAAGATCTCCGCTACATTTTCTTGCCGACCTAAAAACAGAACATCCTGACTGAGTCCCAACTCTTTCACAAGACGTGTGACACGGGGCAATTCAGGACCTTCTCCTATCAACAAGAGCTTCGCAGGCAATTTCTCCCTTACTTTTGCAAAGGTCTTCACAACATCTGGAACCCGCTTCACTTCTCGGAAATTCGAAATATGGGTGAGCACCTTTTCTTCCGGGGAAATGTGATACGCTTCCTTAAGACCGTTATCTTCCCGTTTAAAGTAGATGGATTCATCCACAAAATTATGAATGGGCACAATTTCTCGCTCTGTTTCAAGCAACTCTTTTGTTTGAACAACCAAGTCATGAGAAACAGCGGTCACACAATCCGAATTTTCAATCCCAAAGCGAATCATGGCTTTAAGTGTCGGATCAAAGCCTAATACCGTAATATCCGTTCCATGCAAAGTCGTCACGATTTTCAAATGATCCCCTACCATTTGTTTGGCCAAAAAGGCACAGACCGCATGAGGAACGGCATAATGAACATGCAAAATATCAAGTTTTTCGCGCACGGCAACCTCTGCCATTTTACTCGCTAATGTGAGATCATACGGAGGATAACGAAAGACGGCATACTGATTCACTTCCACCTCGTGAAAAAAGATATTTCTTGAAAACGTATCGAGCCGAAAGGGAATACTCGATGTTATGAAATGTACCTCATGACCTCTGTCCGCTAGTTTTTTTCCAAGCTCTGTGGCGACAACTCCAGAACCCCCGACAGTCGGGTAGCACGTAATACCTATTTTTAAGGTCTTCAAGTTTGACCACCTTCTAACTTGTATTTGGAAAATGAATTCATTATAAGAGTTATGGTTTGACCAGCTTGCCTTATAACAATGATTTTACGACGAGCGGCTTTGAAGTGCGAAATCCTTCAGCAAAAGTCAGACCGCCTTCCTTTCCAAAAAGACGATCACGGCTTTCGACCGTTTCTATATAACCATTGGTTAAAGGGGTCTCAATGCCCCCTTCTTCAATGACAAACTGACTCCTATAAGACTTTAATGCCTTCATTTTCTCTTCTTGTACAGACGTAATATCCACTAAGAAATCGGGCTTATGAAAGCCATTGATAAAATAAAAGTAAAGGTCATCTGCACGATGTCTGGAACACCCTTTATTCCCTTTATATTTCTCAACACCCGCTGAAAAAACCGCTTCTTTAACAAGTGTTCCGCAATGGCCATGGTCGGGATGCCTATCCTGCTCAAACGGAGCAAAGACAAGCTTCGGTTTTGTCGAACGAATAATGTCGACTATGGTATTGATCACCGCTTGCGGATCTTGCATCAGCCCTCTGTCAGGAAAATCGAGACACTCACGGTAGGCAAGGCCTATGGCTTTCGTCGCCTCTCGCGCCTCTTTTTGCCGGCGCTCTACCGTTCCATTAGAAGAGAGCTCTGCTTTCGTTAAGTCAACAATGCCTACTTTATAGCCTTTTCTTGCATAAAGGCAAAGCGTTCCGCCCATTCCAATCTCCACATCATCCGGATGAGCACCAAAAGCCAATAGATCTAGGGAGATAGGCGTTTTATTTACCATCCGTATCGCGATCCTTTACAATATCACGCCAATGAAGCTCTCCACGGGCAAGAGCATGCATGAGAAGTTCAGCACTGGCCATATTCGTTGCAAGTGGTATTTGGTAAACATCACTTAAGCGCATCAAGGCACTGATATCAGGCTCATGCGGCTGTGCTGTCAAAGGATCTCTAAAGAAGATCACCATATCCATCTCATTATCAGCGATCATCGCTCCAATTTGCTGATCCCCGCCAAGCGGTCCTGATTGAAAACGCTGGATGCTAAGCCCTGTCGCCTCCATAATGCGCTGCCCCGTCGTCCCTGTTGCATAGAGATGGTGCTGCTTTAAGATCGGCTCATAAGCAATGGCAAACCGAACAATATCCGGTTTCTTCAAATCATGCGCTATAAGTGCGATATTCATTTCATCCTACCCCTTTTTTTAATTCTGTATTTTTATAATAAGATTAAAACATTATAGTGTCTAATCCATAAACTAAAGTTTCTAATTTCATCACTTCTTCAACGGCTAATTGGACGCCATTCATGAAAGATAAGCGATTCATCGAGTCATGGCGTATCGTTAAAAGTTCCCCTTCTCCGCCAAATAAGACTTGCTGGTGAGCAATCAGCCCCGGAAGTCTGACACTGTGAATGCGAAAGCCATCAACATTCGCACCGCGCGCCCCTGGAATGGTTTCCACTTCATCAGGGTGGCCTTGACGGACAGTTGAACGGTCTTTTTGAATCATTTCCGCCGTTTTAATCGCTGTTCCAGAAGGCGCATCCCGCTTTTGGTCATGATGCTGCTCAATAATCTCTACATTTGGAAAGAAACGAGCGGCCATTTGGCTCCATTTCATCATGAGAACCGCTCCAACAGCGAAGTTAGGCGCGATAATTCCTCCTACTTGAGAAGCATCAGCTTTCACCTTAAATTGCTGAACCTCTTCTTCTGTGAAGCCTGATGTTCCAACCACCGGGCGGACTTTGTAAGCCAAAGCGGTTTGGATATGCTGCTTTCCTGCCTCAGGATGTGTAAAATCTATCAAAACATCCGGAGTCGTATTTGAAAAACAAGCTTCCAAATCGGTATAGATCGGAGCACTTATGTCCGGAAGTCCCTCTAAGTCACGAATTTCAAGCCCTTCGTTTTTCGTATCAACTGCCCCGACCAATTCAAAATGAGGCGTTCTATGTATCATATGTATCGTTTCACTGCCCATTTTTCCTCTTGGTCCTGCCACCACAATTCGAATTGTTTGTTCTGCCATTAATCTTCAGCCTGCCCTTCCGTTTTTAACGTCCAGCGCCCTTTGTCTCTTGTATTAAATTTGTGCATCACATGATCAAATGACGTTGTCAAATCAATATGAAGTGAATTAGCTAAGCAGATCGCTACAAATAACACATCTCCCAGCTCTTCTTCTACTGTGTTTTCTTTTTCTGTTTTTTTCTTCGGTTTCTCACCATAATAATGGTTGATTTCCCGGGCAAGTTCACCGAGTTCCTCTGTCAAACGTGCCATTAATGCCAGCGGTGAAAAATAGCCCTCTTTAAATTGGCCAATATAATTATCAACTTCTTTTTGCATCTCCGCCATTGTTTTTTGACTCAAGTGGATTCACTCCTATATAAGATCAATCATGTAAAATCCTAACCATAAACGTCTTCTTTTATCATCTTAGCGAAAAATCACCTGTTTTGACAAATCTTTGAACTATTTGCAAACAAAGTCGTTTTGTATCTATACTAATCTCGGATGATGCTGTACCATCTTTTGGGAATACTAATTTGCATATTGAATTTAAAAGTTGTTTAAAGGAGTGAGTGTATGCCCTTATCTATAAAAATTAAAAACGTCTTTTTTATGATTCTCGGCTCTGCCATCTTTTCATTTGGTCTCGTCAATTTTAATATTAAAAACCATTTGGCTGAGGGCGGTGTCACTGGGATTACCTTGATTTTATACAACCTATTTCATATTGATCCCGGGATCTCTAACCTTGTTCTGAATATTCCTTTGTTCTTTGTGGGATGGCGCTTGTTAGGAAAAAATGTGTTTGTTTATACGCTCATCAGTACAGCGGCCGTTTCCTTATTTTTGTGGGTGTTTGAGTATTGGTTAACCTTTAATTTTTCTCTAAAAAGCGACATGACCCTTGCCGCTCTATTTGCAGGTGTTTTCATTGGTTCTGGTCTTGGCATCATCTTTCGTTTTGGCGGAACGACAGGCGGAACCGATATTATTGCCCGCTCATTAAATCGCTATTTCGGTTTGACGATTGGGAAAACCATGTTTGCGATGGATGCGTTCGTCATTGTCCTTTCATTAATTTATTTAGATTTCCGACAAGCGATGTATACATTGGTTGCCGTTTTCGTTGCAGCACGTGTCATTGATTTTATTCAGACCGGTGCTTACGCTGCCAATGCCTTAATGATCATTTCTCTCCACACAGAGGAAATAGCCGATCGAATCATTAAAGAACTCGACCGAAGCGCTACATTATTAAGCGGTAAAGGCGGCTATTCCCAAACCCCCCTTGAGGTTCTCTACTGTGTCGTGAGTCGAAGTGAACTGTTCCGACTAAAACAACTTATTCAAAGCGTTGACCCACACGCCTTTGTCACCGTCCACGAAATTCATGACGTTATGGGTGAAGGCTTTACATTGGATGAGAATAAAAAACCGCTTTATGATCATTGAGAAAAAATAAGAACCAGCTCTAATTTCTGCATTAAAAAACCTCGGGAGATCTCCCGAGGTTTAATTGTTATCACGATTATTCATACCGACTAACATGAGAACGAATCTTAAGAGCTCAAGTACGGCTACTAAAGCGGCAGCAACATAGGTTAAAGCGGCTGCGCTTAAGACCGATCTTGCACGGCGTTTCTCACTTTGGTCGATCAGACCGAGTTGCTGCAGTTGTACCATAGCCCGGCGCGAAGCATTAAACTCAACAGGCAATGTCACAATTTGAAACAAGACCGCTGCTCCAAATAAAATAACCCCAATTAAAGCAGCTTGCATAAGGTGCAGAAAAACACCCGCTAAAATAAAAATCCACGAAAGACTTGATCCAATATTAGCGACAGGAACAAGCGCATGCCGCATGCGAAGCGGCGCATAGTTCTTCTTATCTTGAATGGCATGCCCCACTTCATGAGCGGCAACCGCAACTCCAGCTACTGAAGCCCCGTAGTAGCTTTGCTCAGACAGTCTCAATACCTTGCCTCTTGGATCATAATGATCCGTGAGCTCACCTGGTATGAGCTCAATATCAATATGATAGAGCCCATTGGCATCTAAGATCCGTCGTGCCGCCTCATAACCGGTAATTCCTCTATTATTTCTTACTCTCGCGTATTTTGAAAACGTGCCCTTCACTCTCATTTGAGCCCAAAAAGGAATGATCATGATGAGAACAAAATAGATCAGGTAACCCATCATCTCTACCTCCATTGTCCTTTTAACAAGATGCCATTAAGAAATGATTGTGGCGATCTCCTAAGGTCAATTTTAGTCAAACTAAGGTTGTTCTGTCAACTGAAGGCCACGTCTTAAAAAAACCATTTACCGAATGTGACAGACCTTTGACTGAATTAGTTTGTCGGGGTGACGCCGCCTCTATACTTCTTCCAGCTGACATACAGTAATACCAAACCAATTAATCCGCCCATTGCCAACATCATAGAATGAAGCGATTCATCCGGAAGGGCATTAACACTCTGGCTGCGCACTTTAAAGACACTCTTTAAATCGGATTCGAGTGCATGGAGTTGTCCAATATTTTGTGAACGATTTTGGATATAGGTCATCCGATTATTCGTCATAACAAGGACCGTTCCTTCTATGCGGTTCACTTTTTGCGGACTCACATTTATGACCATTGCCGGATAAATCATTTGATAAAGATCGAGAAATTTATTAAGGTCAACCTGAAACGCCTCATCTTTATTGGCTTCTAGGTCTGTCTGAACATTATTTAACGCACTCATCACTTGGTCGCTCATACTGATCCACATAGGGGTGCCGTCTGTAGATAAGGCATCGACCACCAAACTCAACTGCACAACATCCCGTTTCAATTTAACTGGATCCTCTTGGTTGTTTAAGTCCATTTTCAATGTATCTAAACTCGTCGTCATCGTTCGACTATCTGTATCCGTTAAATTGGCAGCATCACTTTTTTGAAGCTTTGTCCACGTTTTCAAGAAATCCTGAACAAAAGTAAGACTCGCCGTTGTATCCTTTTGGTCAACCGCTTGTGACAGATCAGTTGTTAATTCAGTTAAATGCGACCACTGATCACTGGTTGGAGAACTTTTAGCCTGTCCATATCCAGGAAATATAAAAAAGCTTGCCATTAGAATGATTACTAGGAATCTTGGTCTCATCTCCGGAACCCTCCTCGTATACCGAAATTATATGAAAAGGGGACAAGAATTAGACCTACTCTAAAGACAAGCTGATGACGATCATTTTGAACTTTTTTCTTAAAGGTGACATCGTTGCATTTTCTCTTAGCCGACCTAGTAGCGCTTTGGAAAGCGTGGTTTCACACAAGTGAAATAGACCAAACCAATGGTAAAGAGACTCAGCCAAAATGTGATATAGCCAATATAAGGCTCGTACGGCTCAAGCGGCGGATACCATGGCATAACGTGAAACACATAATCAATCATTTCATTATTTATAAGGACAATAGCTGCCATTACAAGGTGCCAAGAACGAATTTTATAAAACGGGATATAGAGCAAGCCTTCAATCGCCATCGAGCCATGAGAAACCACTAGCATCCAATTGCCCAATTGGAGCGGATAACCGATGGCACCGGCAGCCAAGTTCATCCCAACCGCCCATACCCCATATTTAAATAGCGATGTGACAGCCAGTGCCTCCATTAGCGGCCAATTTCGTTTAAAAAGAAAAGCAACGAGTACTAAGCAAAAAAACAAGCTGGCAGTCGGGCTGTCCGGCACAAAAATACTTAACGGAAACGGCGTCGCTTTCAATTGATCACGATACCAATAATACCCATAGATAGTCCCTAAAAAATTGATCACAAGCAGCAACCCAAGCGTCGAGCGCTTACCTAGCGTATATTGTACGAGCGTATTCATAAACGGATTCCTTCTTCATCGTGGTCTGTAAAGTCTTTAATGTTGTGATGGTATCAACGGCAGGAAAGGCTGTGCTGAACAAGCCTAACCTTATTTGTCTAGCAGGCTTGTCTTAAGTCATTCGCGCGGCCTCCGATTAAAAATCCGATTAGACTTTCCTATTATGCCATTATTTGGACCAAATGTTAAGCCGCGATGAACGCCATTCTTGCCTGCCCTCAACCCTTTTTTGGCGTTCATCCCCTTGATGAACGCCTTTCCAGCTCCCTCTTCCACTTATTTTGGCGTTCATCACCTCGATGAACGCCATTTTCGCCTACTCTCAACCCTTTTTTGGCGTTCATCCCCTTGATGAACGCCATTCCAGCTGCCTCTTCCACTTATTTTGGCGTTCATCCCCTCGATGAACGCCTTTCCAGCTGCCTCTTCCACTTATTTTGACGTTCATCCCCTTGATGAACGCCTTTCCAGCTGCTCTTCCACTTATTTTGGCGTTCATCCCCTTGTTGAACGCCTTTCCAGCTGCCTCTTCCACTTATTTTGGCGTTCATCCCCTTGATGAACGCCTTTCCAGCTGCCTCTTCCACTTATTTTGGCGTTCATCCCCTCGATGAACGCCATTTTCGCCTACTCTCAACCTTATTTTGGCGTTCATTCCCTCGATGAACGCCATTTTCGCCTGCCCTCAACCCTTTTTTGGCGTTCTTCCCCTTGATGAACGCTATTCCAGCTGCCTCTTCCACTTATTTTGGCGTTCATCCCCTTGTTGAACGCCTTTCCAGCTGCATCTTCCACTTATTTTGGCGTTCATCCCCTCGATGAACGCCATTTTCGCCTGCCCTCAACCTTTTTTTGGCGTTCACCCCCTTGATGAACGCCATTTTCGCCTGCTCTCAACCCTTTTTTGGCGTTCATCCCCTTGATGAACGCTATTCCAGCTGCCTCTTCCACTTATTTTGGCGTTCATCCCCTTGATGAACGCCTTTCCAGCTGCCTCTTCCACTTATTTTGGCGTTCATCCCCTTGTTGAACGCCTTTCCAGCTGCCTCTTCCACTTATTTTGGCGTTCATCCCCTTGATGAACGCCATTCCAGCTGCCTCTTCCACTTATTTTGGCGTTCATCCCCTCGATGAACGCCATTTTCGCCTGCCCTCAACCTTTTTTTGACGTTCATCCCCTTGATGAACGCCATTCCAGCTGCCTCTTCGACTTATTTTGGCGTTCATTCCCTCGATGAACGCCTTTCCAGCTGCCTCTTCCACTTATTTTGGCGTTCATCCCCTTGATGAACGCCATTTTCGCCTGCTCTCAACCCTTTTTTGGCGTTCATCCCCTTGATGAACGCCATTTTCGCCTGCTCTCAACCCTTTTTTGGCGTTCATCCCCTTGTTGAACGCCTTTCCAGCTGCCTCTTCCACTTATTTTGGCGTTCATCCCCTCGATGAACGCCATTTTCGCCTGCCCTCAACCCTTTTTTGGCGTTCATCCCCTTGTTGAACGCCATTCCAGCTGTCTCTTCCACTTATTTTGACGTTCATCCCCTTGATGAACGCCATTCCAGCTGCCTCTTCCACTTATTTTGGCGTTCATTCCCTCGATGAACGCCTTTCCAGCTGCCTCTTCCACTTATTTTGGCGTTCATCCCCTTGATGAACGCCTTTCCAGCTGCCTCTTCCACTTATTTTGGCGTTCATCCCCTCGATGAACGCCTTTCCAGCTGCCTCTTCCACTTATTTTGGCGTTCATCCCCTCGATGAACGCCATTTTCGCCTGCCCTCAACCTTTTTTTGGCGTTCATCCCCTTGATGAACGCCTTTCCAGCTGCCTCTTCCACTTATTTTGGCGTTCATCCCCTCGATGAACGCCATTTTCGCCTACTCTCAACCCTTTTTTGGCGTTCATCCCCTTGATGAACGCCATTCCAGCTGCCTCTTCCACTTATTTTGGCGTTCATCCCCTCGATGAACGCCATTTTCGCCTGCTCTCAACCCTTTTTTGGCGTTCACCCCCTTGATGAACGCCATTTTCGCCTGCTCTCAACCCTTTTTTGGCGTTCATCCCCTTGATGAACGCCATTCTTAACTGCCCTCACCCCTGCACCGGCTTTTTGGTTTATTGGAGCCCACTTCTCATACTTTGGGCTCCACTCAAGCCTTGTGTTTGGTTTATTGGAGACCACTTCTCATACTTTGGGCTCCACTCAAGCCTTGTGTTTGGTTTATTGGAGACCACTTCTCATACTTTGGGCTCCACTCAAGCCTCGTGTTTGGTTTATTGGAGCCCACTTCTCACACTTTGGGCTCCACTCAAGCCTTGTGTTTGGTTTATTGGAGACCACTTCTCATACTTTGGGCTCCACTCAAGCCTTGTGTTTGGTTTATTGGAGACCACTTCTCATACTTTGGGCTCCACCCAAGCCTCGTGTTTGGTTTATTGGAGACCACTTCTCACACTTTGGGCTCCACTCAAGCCTCGTGTTTGGTTTATTGGAGCCATCTCACACTTTGGGCTCCCGTCACGCCGTGTTTTAGTGTATTGGTATCTTTTTATCTGAAGCTGCTTTTTTGTCGGCTTTCTGTCTCTCATCGCCGTCGGTCCACGCTTCTTCGTTAGTTCCCTCCAATTTCTACACCAAACAAAATAAGCCAGCCCGTGGGCTGACTTATTTCTTGCTGACACTTGAGACGAAGTTAGCAAGTGTTTTGAGTTGTTGTTGACTTCCTTTAAAGACACCAGCCGGCATTTGGCCGCCGCCCTTTGTGGCCATGCTTTCAACAACTGCTGGTGCGAGGTTTTTGCCAACTAATGCTGGCCCTACTCCGCCATCAAGGTTGTTTCCATGACAGCCGGAACAGTTCTGCGCGAACAGTTTATAACCCGCTGAATTTTTGTCAATCGAGACTTGTTTGACAATTTCT
This region includes:
- a CDS encoding biotin--[acetyl-CoA-carboxylase] ligase → MDEKKQDILRMLLKNQDTHISGQAISEQLGVSRTAVWKQIQGLIELGYEIESVQKLGYRLIRTPDVLTEAEIEDQLETEFLGRSLHIHESIPSTQKLAHYLAEDKAVHGTVILAEEQTGGRGRLGRTWHSPKGTGIWMSLILRPDLPIHKTPQLTLLAAVCVARAVQKVTGVTLEIKWPNDLLYKERKLVGILTELQAEEGTVKSVIIGIGMNVNTTRDQVPEDIASIATSLKQILGHSVSRPALVAAILNELESLYTVYIEEGFHVIKLLWESYAISHGRLMYARTVKGTVIKGMSKGITDDGILLLEDEEGNTHHIYSADIDLSKEE
- a CDS encoding CCA tRNA nucleotidyltransferase, which translates into the protein MTSPFEEATPILDRLIQNGESAYIVGGAVRDSLLKRPIHDIDIATSALPEKVLSLFENTVPVGLKHGTVLVIWGGKPYEVTTYRSEAGYSDYRHPDQVTFEKDIMVDLSRRDFTMNAMAIDRSGKLIDPFNGCKDLLNRQLVTVGEPSKRFEEDPLRMLRACRFVSQLDMTPSNKLVDAMIKKASLIQNISIERVREELSKCLEGLVPHKGFELVEKTHLSQYIPGLEQLSGALDRIKKVNFHGLQSAAERWTLLFYALDREVTADLLLAFKFSRRLTQSILDLSRFFKIYEKTRLTLFTLYHYEEELLYAADRLGQAIGNETRKGQIEALKEQLPIQSRDDLLITGRDLLEWTGLKGGPWVGELLSEIEDEIIKGSLVHSYDAIREWVFEWMKRNKTY
- the bshA gene encoding N-acetyl-alpha-D-glucosaminyl L-malate synthase BshA, whose protein sequence is MKTLKIGITCYPTVGGSGVVATELGKKLADRGHEVHFITSSIPFRLDTFSRNIFFHEVEVNQYAVFRYPPYDLTLASKMAEVAVREKLDILHVHYAVPHAVCAFLAKQMVGDHLKIVTTLHGTDITVLGFDPTLKAMIRFGIENSDCVTAVSHDLVVQTKELLETEREIVPIHNFVDESIYFKREDNGLKEAYHISPEEKVLTHISNFREVKRVPDVVKTFAKVREKLPAKLLLIGEGPELPRVTRLVKELGLSQDVLFLGRQENVAEILSISDLALLLSSKESFGLILLEAASCGVPAIGTYAGGIPEVVKDGYTGYLVEIGDVEAASQKAIHLLSHPELHEQMGYNALSVARNEFLSSRIVEQYEKVYEDVLKDKKAVIR
- the bshB1 gene encoding bacillithiol biosynthesis deacetylase BshB1, coding for MVNKTPISLDLLAFGAHPDDVEIGMGGTLCLYARKGYKVGIVDLTKAELSSNGTVERRQKEAREATKAIGLAYRECLDFPDRGLMQDPQAVINTIVDIIRSTKPKLVFAPFEQDRHPDHGHCGTLVKEAVFSAGVEKYKGNKGCSRHRADDLYFYFINGFHKPDFLVDITSVQEEKMKALKSYRSQFVIEEGGIETPLTNGYIETVESRDRLFGKEGGLTFAEGFRTSKPLVVKSLL
- a CDS encoding methylglyoxal synthase, with amino-acid sequence MNIALIAHDLKKPDIVRFAIAYEPILKQHHLYATGTTGQRIMEATGLSIQRFQSGPLGGDQQIGAMIADNEMDMVIFFRDPLTAQPHEPDISALMRLSDVYQIPLATNMASAELLMHALARGELHWRDIVKDRDTDGK
- the dapB gene encoding 4-hydroxy-tetrahydrodipicolinate reductase, with amino-acid sequence MAEQTIRIVVAGPRGKMGSETIHMIHRTPHFELVGAVDTKNEGLEIRDLEGLPDISAPIYTDLEACFSNTTPDVLIDFTHPEAGKQHIQTALAYKVRPVVGTSGFTEEEVQQFKVKADASQVGGIIAPNFAVGAVLMMKWSQMAARFFPNVEIIEQHHDQKRDAPSGTAIKTAEMIQKDRSTVRQGHPDEVETIPGARGANVDGFRIHSVRLPGLIAHQQVLFGGEGELLTIRHDSMNRLSFMNGVQLAVEEVMKLETLVYGLDTIMF
- a CDS encoding nucleotide pyrophosphohydrolase, with product MAEMQKEVDNYIGQFKEGYFSPLALMARLTEELGELAREINHYYGEKPKKKTEKENTVEEELGDVLFVAICLANSLHIDLTTSFDHVMHKFNTRDKGRWTLKTEGQAED
- a CDS encoding YitT family protein, coding for MPLSIKIKNVFFMILGSAIFSFGLVNFNIKNHLAEGGVTGITLILYNLFHIDPGISNLVLNIPLFFVGWRLLGKNVFVYTLISTAAVSLFLWVFEYWLTFNFSLKSDMTLAALFAGVFIGSGLGIIFRFGGTTGGTDIIARSLNRYFGLTIGKTMFAMDAFVIVLSLIYLDFRQAMYTLVAVFVAARVIDFIQTGAYAANALMIISLHTEEIADRIIKELDRSATLLSGKGGYSQTPLEVLYCVVSRSELFRLKQLIQSVDPHAFVTVHEIHDVMGEGFTLDENKKPLYDH
- a CDS encoding zinc metallopeptidase → MGYLIYFVLIMIIPFWAQMRVKGTFSKYARVRNNRGITGYEAARRILDANGLYHIDIELIPGELTDHYDPRGKVLRLSEQSYYGASVAGVAVAAHEVGHAIQDKKNYAPLRMRHALVPVANIGSSLSWIFILAGVFLHLMQAALIGVILFGAAVLFQIVTLPVEFNASRRAMVQLQQLGLIDQSEKRRARSVLSAAALTYVAAALVAVLELLRFVLMLVGMNNRDNN
- a CDS encoding sporulation protein YpjB, with the translated sequence MRPRFLVIILMASFFIFPGYGQAKSSPTSDQWSHLTELTTDLSQAVDQKDTTASLTFVQDFLKTWTKLQKSDAANLTDTDSRTMTTSLDTLKMDLNNQEDPVKLKRDVVQLSLVVDALSTDGTPMWISMSDQVMSALNNVQTDLEANKDEAFQVDLNKFLDLYQMIYPAMVINVSPQKVNRIEGTVLVMTNNRMTYIQNRSQNIGQLHALESDLKSVFKVRSQSVNALPDESLHSMMLAMGGLIGLVLLYVSWKKYRGGVTPTN
- a CDS encoding DUF1405 domain-containing protein, whose protein sequence is MNTLVQYTLGKRSTLGLLLVINFLGTIYGYYWYRDQLKATPFPLSIFVPDSPTASLFFCLVLVAFLFKRNWPLMEALAVTSLFKYGVWAVGMNLAAGAIGYPLQLGNWMLVVSHGSMAIEGLLYIPFYKIRSWHLVMAAIVLINNEMIDYVFHVMPWYPPLEPYEPYIGYITFWLSLFTIGLVYFTCVKPRFPKRY